In Bacteriovorax stolpii, a single genomic region encodes these proteins:
- the hemN gene encoding oxygen-independent coproporphyrinogen III oxidase, translated as MQKKHNELLQKYNRPGPRYTSYPPVPFWKGAPDEAMWIGHLKTIYSDKEGIDLYVHVPFCEKLCYYCGCNRIITKNHNNEEKYVDLILKEWDMYKTRLGFTPVINSLHFGGGTPTFLSAENLERLIQGLTEKRSPSFIGSIEIDPRTTKLEHLDCFKKNGIGRVSLGIQDFDSNVQAAINRKQSFELVENLVNELRARGIDSINFDVIYGLPRQTVETITGTFELIRKLKPDLIAYYSYAHLPEKLKNQRLIKTEELPDAQMKQALYEKGKELLAFDGYEDVGMDHFALPNNFLYQAKIENRLHRNFMGYVDKKSKILLGLGPSSISDSSLSFMQNEKGFNEYEMKIQAGKLAMMNGHVHENADLCAQEIILTLMCKDEGEIKESTPHLQEILKELEEFQRDGLLIIKDNKIQVLPEGKKFIRNVAMTFDFYFREKMPKDKFSQTI; from the coding sequence ATGCAAAAAAAGCATAACGAACTCTTACAAAAATACAATCGCCCCGGTCCCAGATACACTAGTTATCCGCCGGTACCATTCTGGAAAGGGGCGCCCGATGAAGCGATGTGGATTGGTCATTTAAAAACCATCTACAGCGATAAAGAGGGGATAGACCTTTATGTGCACGTCCCCTTTTGTGAAAAACTTTGTTACTACTGCGGTTGCAACCGTATCATTACCAAGAATCACAACAACGAAGAAAAGTATGTGGATCTCATTCTCAAAGAATGGGACATGTATAAAACACGACTGGGCTTTACTCCAGTGATCAACTCTCTGCACTTTGGTGGAGGAACGCCGACCTTTTTATCGGCAGAAAATTTAGAAAGACTTATCCAGGGACTGACTGAAAAAAGAAGTCCTTCTTTTATAGGATCAATTGAGATCGACCCAAGAACAACTAAATTAGAGCATCTGGACTGCTTTAAGAAAAATGGCATTGGCCGTGTTTCATTAGGTATTCAGGATTTCGACAGCAACGTACAAGCGGCCATTAACCGCAAACAGTCTTTTGAGCTGGTTGAAAACCTGGTTAATGAATTAAGAGCGCGCGGGATTGATTCGATCAATTTCGACGTTATCTATGGTCTGCCAAGACAAACAGTAGAGACCATCACTGGCACATTTGAGCTTATCAGAAAATTGAAACCAGATCTGATTGCTTATTATAGTTATGCTCATTTGCCGGAAAAATTGAAGAATCAACGTTTAATTAAAACTGAAGAGCTTCCAGATGCCCAAATGAAGCAGGCCTTGTATGAAAAAGGTAAAGAACTTCTGGCCTTTGATGGTTACGAAGATGTAGGGATGGATCACTTTGCTCTTCCTAACAACTTCCTTTACCAGGCAAAAATAGAAAACAGGCTCCATCGAAATTTCATGGGCTATGTTGATAAAAAATCTAAAATCCTTTTAGGACTTGGGCCTTCATCAATTTCAGATTCATCGCTTAGTTTCATGCAGAATGAAAAAGGCTTTAATGAGTATGAAATGAAAATTCAGGCAGGAAAACTTGCGATGATGAACGGACACGTGCATGAAAATGCAGACCTTTGTGCCCAGGAAATCATCTTAACTTTAATGTGCAAAGATGAAGGCGAGATTAAAGAAAGCACTCCGCACTTACAGGAGATCTTAAAAGAGCTGGAAGAGTTCCAGCGCGATGGTCTTCTCATTATTAAAGACAATAAAATCCAGGTTCTCCCTGAAGGCAAGAAGTTCATCCGCAATGTGGCCATGACTTTCGATTTCTATTTCAGAGAGAAAATGCCAAAAGACAAATTCAGTCAGACCATCTAA
- a CDS encoding high-potential iron-sulfur protein: MEDKLTRRSFFQMAVAAATIVPFALKATKSLAADSCPKGPPAGKSVASSTEGMGKGLEYVVDAKTSKNAKYKAGMDCGNCKFFNAAKAEGGYAPCTMMGMKYVSTCGWCKSYAKKA, encoded by the coding sequence TTGACGAGAAGGTCCTTCTTTCAAATGGCAGTCGCTGCAGCGACAATCGTACCATTTGCATTGAAGGCAACTAAGTCGCTGGCCGCTGATAGCTGTCCCAAGGGTCCACCTGCGGGCAAGTCAGTCGCTTCTTCGACAGAGGGAATGGGGAAAGGTTTAGAGTACGTTGTAGACGCTAAAACTTCAAAAAACGCCAAGTATAAAGCGGGGATGGATTGTGGGAACTGTAAGTTCTTCAATGCCGCTAAAGCTGAAGGAGGATATGCTCCTTGTACAATGATGGGAATGAAATACGTTTCTACTTGTGGATGGTGTAAATCTTATGCAAAAAAAGCATAA